The following proteins are co-located in the Motilibacter rhizosphaerae genome:
- a CDS encoding DUF3052 domain-containing protein, whose translation MGATAGPAEEARTLAARLGLREGQVVQELGYDEDCDEELRGSIAALTGHALVEEPEDVVDVVLLWWRDEDGDLVDALVDALTDLADGGVVWLLTPKKGREGHVEPSDIGDAAPTAGLSSTSSISASREWQGTRLVAPKAARK comes from the coding sequence GTGGGCGCGACGGCGGGTCCGGCCGAGGAGGCGCGCACCCTCGCGGCACGCCTCGGCCTGCGCGAGGGCCAGGTCGTCCAGGAGCTCGGCTACGACGAGGACTGCGACGAGGAGCTGCGCGGCAGCATCGCGGCGCTCACCGGTCACGCGCTGGTCGAGGAGCCCGAGGACGTCGTCGACGTCGTCCTGCTCTGGTGGCGCGACGAGGACGGCGACCTCGTGGACGCGCTCGTCGACGCCCTCACCGACCTCGCCGACGGCGGCGTCGTGTGGCTGCTCACCCCGAAGAAGGGCCGCGAGGGCCACGTCGAGCCGAGCGACATCGGCGACGCCGCCCCGACGGCCGGGCTCTCCTCGACGAGCAGCATCAGCGCCTCCCGCGAGTGGCAGGGCACGCGGCTCGTCGCGCCGAAGGCCGCCCGCAAGTGA
- a CDS encoding secondary thiamine-phosphate synthase enzyme YjbQ codes for MERTTLEVRTGGSEVVLDITARVRAFVAQAGGGDGWLNAFVPHATAGVAVLETGAGSDEDLLDVLRDLLPPDGRYRHRHGSPGHGRDHVLPALVSPSVVVPVFAGELALGTWQSVVLVDTNVDNPVRQVHLSLLRG; via the coding sequence GTGGAGCGCACGACGCTGGAGGTCCGTACGGGCGGCAGCGAGGTCGTCCTCGACATCACGGCGCGGGTCCGCGCGTTCGTCGCGCAGGCGGGCGGCGGTGACGGCTGGCTGAACGCGTTCGTGCCGCACGCGACCGCGGGCGTCGCCGTGCTGGAGACGGGAGCGGGCAGCGACGAGGACCTGCTCGACGTGCTGCGCGACCTGCTGCCGCCCGACGGGCGCTACCGCCACCGCCACGGCTCGCCGGGGCACGGGCGCGACCACGTGCTGCCCGCGCTCGTCTCCCCGAGCGTGGTCGTGCCGGTCTTCGCGGGCGAGCTCGCCCTCGGCACCTGGCAGTCCGTGGTCCTCGTCGACACCAACGTCGACAACCCCGTGCGCCAGGTGCACCTCAGCCTGCTGCGCGGCTGA